In Priestia megaterium NBRC 15308 = ATCC 14581, the following proteins share a genomic window:
- a CDS encoding poly-gamma-glutamate hydrolase family protein gives MKSYRLVSFSTLCICLLFLFISPFQDTSSASTDKYQNFKQLSQHESSASYKVTTKETKSPVLIFAPHGGGIEGGTSEIAQELGKQNALYLFESLKSKGSRDLHLTSTHFDEPTARKMVSKYDNVLSLHGYSENEKHIFVGGTDRERAKKLTQLLNQNGFPAELITKGHDEIAGINSGNIANKNRTGKSIQLEISQPLRSAMFHSFTSKGRASSKTQTFYKFTNVLSTFASTSY, from the coding sequence TTGAAAAGCTATCGTTTAGTAAGTTTCTCTACCTTATGTATCTGTCTACTCTTTTTATTCATTTCACCTTTTCAAGATACATCTAGTGCGTCAACTGATAAATATCAAAATTTCAAGCAGCTCTCACAGCACGAGTCTTCAGCTAGCTATAAAGTGACGACCAAAGAAACGAAAAGCCCTGTCCTTATCTTTGCTCCACACGGTGGAGGAATTGAAGGGGGGACAAGCGAAATTGCCCAAGAGCTTGGCAAACAAAATGCTCTTTACCTATTCGAATCGTTAAAGTCGAAAGGATCACGAGACCTGCACCTCACAAGCACTCATTTTGATGAGCCCACAGCGCGTAAGATGGTAAGCAAGTATGATAATGTTTTATCTCTTCACGGGTATTCTGAGAACGAAAAACATATTTTTGTGGGCGGGACTGATCGGGAGCGCGCAAAAAAATTAACGCAGTTATTAAATCAAAATGGATTTCCTGCCGAACTGATTACAAAAGGGCACGATGAGATTGCAGGCATTAACTCTGGAAATATTGCAAATAAAAATCGTACCGGGAAAAGTATTCAATTAGAGATTAGCCAACCGCTGCGAAGTGCTATGTTTCATTCATTCACTTCAAAAGGAAGAGCTTCGTCTAAAACTCAAACTTTTTATAAGTTTACAAATGTGCTTTCTACATTCGCTTCTACTTCTTACTGA